A genomic segment from Variovorax paradoxus B4 encodes:
- the ppc gene encoding phosphoenolpyruvate carboxylase gives MKASKTPAPSKRRQAEDQPLIDDIRLLGRILGDVIREQEGEESYALVEKIRTLSVAFRRDADHAADRALKNLLKGLSAAETVRVIRAFTYFSHLANLAEDRHLIRRRTEAERAGESADGDLQTALARIRKAGVKPDEVVASLARSYVSPVLTAHPTEVQRKSILDAERAIAQLLTTRDEIKLRQSAYAAAKDALTPIEFAENETQMRIRVTQIWQTRLLRFSKLTVADEIENALSYYEATFLREIPRVYADLEKALAQGGTVPSVAPFLRMGQWIGGDRDGNPNVTAETLDYALRRQAELALRHYLTEVHYLGGELSLSATLVDVSVEMQALAERSPDTSEHRKDEPYRRALTGVYARLAATLRELTGGEAARHAVPPQNPYARAEEFLADLHTVEESLAEKHGSVLAAPRLRPLIRAVEVFGFHLATVDLRQSSDKHEAVIAELLATARIEPAYASLAEEAKQTLLLRLLDDARPLRVPDAEYSPLAKSELAIFAAARTARARYGAAAIRHYIISHTETVSDLLEALLLQKEVGLLRGAMDGKATCDLIVVPLFETIEDLRNAAPIVRAFYALPNIQALVERSGAEQDVMLGYSDSNKDGGIFTSNWELYRAGIALVALFDELNKKKANPIRLRMFHGRGGTVGRGGGPSYQAILAQPPGTVRGQIRLTEQGEVIGSKYANREIGRRNLETLVAATLEATLLPQAKSAPATFLSAAGELSTASMSAYRKLVYETPGFGDYFFGSTPIREIAELNIGSRPASRNPSHKIDDLRAVPWSFSWGQCRLTIPGWFGFGSGVEQFLASAGTPAARKERVALLRRMYAQWPFFRTLLSNMDMVLAKSDLALASRYAELVTDRKLRQKVFSMIDAEWHRTSDALTLITGAKQRLEGNAEMQRSVRHRFPYIDPLHHLQVELMRRFRAGEGGERLQRGIHISINGVAAGLRNTG, from the coding sequence ATGAAAGCCAGCAAGACTCCTGCGCCGTCCAAGCGCCGGCAAGCCGAAGACCAGCCGCTGATCGACGACATCCGGCTTCTGGGCCGCATCCTCGGCGACGTGATCCGCGAACAGGAGGGCGAGGAAAGTTATGCGCTGGTCGAGAAGATCCGCACGCTGTCGGTGGCTTTCCGCCGCGATGCGGACCACGCCGCCGACCGCGCGCTCAAGAACCTGCTCAAGGGCCTGAGCGCGGCCGAGACGGTGCGCGTGATCCGCGCCTTCACCTATTTCAGCCACCTGGCCAACCTGGCAGAAGACCGGCACCTGATCCGCCGGCGCACCGAGGCCGAGCGCGCCGGCGAAAGCGCCGACGGCGATCTGCAGACCGCACTCGCGCGCATCCGCAAGGCCGGCGTCAAGCCCGACGAGGTGGTGGCTTCGCTGGCGCGCAGCTATGTGTCACCCGTGCTGACCGCGCACCCGACCGAAGTGCAGCGCAAGAGCATCCTCGACGCCGAGCGCGCCATTGCGCAGTTGCTCACCACGCGCGACGAGATCAAGCTGCGCCAGAGCGCCTACGCCGCAGCCAAGGACGCGCTCACGCCGATCGAGTTTGCCGAGAACGAAACGCAGATGCGCATCCGCGTCACGCAGATCTGGCAGACGCGCCTCCTGCGCTTCTCCAAGCTCACCGTGGCCGACGAGATCGAGAACGCACTGAGCTACTACGAAGCCACGTTCCTGCGCGAGATTCCGCGCGTCTACGCCGATCTCGAAAAGGCGCTGGCCCAGGGCGGCACCGTGCCTTCCGTGGCGCCCTTCCTGCGCATGGGCCAGTGGATCGGCGGCGACCGCGACGGCAACCCCAACGTGACGGCCGAAACGCTCGATTACGCCTTGCGCCGCCAGGCCGAGCTGGCGCTGCGCCACTACCTCACCGAAGTGCACTACCTCGGCGGCGAGCTCTCGCTGTCCGCCACGCTGGTGGATGTGTCGGTCGAGATGCAGGCGCTGGCCGAGCGCTCGCCCGACACCAGCGAACACCGCAAGGACGAGCCCTACCGCCGCGCACTCACCGGCGTGTATGCGCGCCTTGCCGCCACGCTGCGCGAACTCACCGGCGGCGAAGCCGCGCGCCACGCCGTGCCGCCGCAAAACCCCTACGCCAGGGCCGAGGAATTCCTGGCCGACCTGCATACCGTGGAAGAGTCGCTCGCCGAGAAGCACGGCAGCGTGCTGGCGGCGCCCCGCCTGCGGCCGCTGATTCGCGCCGTCGAGGTGTTCGGCTTCCACCTGGCCACGGTCGATCTGCGCCAGAGCTCCGACAAGCACGAGGCCGTGATCGCCGAGCTGCTGGCCACCGCGCGCATCGAGCCCGCCTACGCCTCGCTGGCCGAGGAGGCCAAACAGACGCTGCTGCTCAGGCTGCTCGACGACGCGCGTCCGCTGCGCGTGCCCGATGCCGAATACTCGCCGCTGGCGAAGAGCGAGCTCGCGATCTTCGCGGCCGCACGCACCGCACGTGCGCGCTACGGTGCGGCAGCCATCCGCCACTACATCATCAGCCACACCGAGACGGTGAGCGACCTGCTCGAGGCCCTGCTGCTGCAAAAGGAAGTGGGCCTGCTGCGCGGCGCGATGGACGGCAAGGCCACCTGCGACCTGATCGTGGTGCCGCTGTTCGAAACCATCGAAGACCTGCGCAATGCCGCCCCCATCGTGCGCGCCTTCTATGCGCTGCCGAACATCCAGGCGCTCGTCGAGCGCTCGGGCGCCGAGCAGGACGTGATGCTCGGCTACAGCGACAGCAACAAGGACGGCGGCATCTTCACGAGCAACTGGGAGCTCTACCGCGCGGGCATCGCGCTGGTCGCGCTGTTCGACGAGCTCAACAAGAAAAAGGCCAATCCGATCCGGCTTCGGATGTTCCATGGCCGCGGCGGCACGGTGGGGCGCGGCGGCGGCCCGAGCTACCAGGCCATCCTCGCGCAGCCACCCGGCACGGTGCGCGGCCAGATCCGCCTCACCGAACAGGGCGAGGTGATCGGTTCGAAATACGCCAACCGCGAGATCGGCCGGCGCAACCTCGAGACGCTGGTGGCCGCCACCCTCGAGGCCACGCTGCTGCCGCAAGCCAAGTCGGCTCCCGCCACATTCCTTTCGGCGGCGGGGGAACTGTCGACCGCGAGCATGTCGGCCTACCGCAAGCTGGTCTACGAAACGCCCGGCTTCGGCGACTATTTCTTCGGATCCACCCCGATCCGCGAGATTGCCGAACTCAACATCGGCTCGCGTCCCGCCTCGCGCAACCCGAGCCACAAGATCGACGACCTGCGCGCCGTGCCATGGAGCTTCAGCTGGGGCCAATGCCGGCTCACCATCCCCGGCTGGTTCGGCTTCGGTTCGGGCGTAGAGCAGTTCCTGGCCTCGGCCGGCACGCCGGCCGCGCGAAAGGAACGCGTGGCGCTGCTGCGCCGCATGTATGCGCAGTGGCCGTTCTTTCGCACCCTGCTGTCCAACATGGACATGGTGCTCGCCAAGAGCGACCTCGCGCTGGCTTCGCGCTACGCCGAACTCGTGACCGACCGCAAGCTGCGCCAGAAGGTGTTTTCGATGATCGACGCCGAGTGGCACCGCACCTCCGACGCGCTCACCCTCATCACCGGCGCCAAGCAACGGCTCGAGGGCAACGCCGAGATGCAGCGCTCGGTGCGCCACCGCTTTCCGTACATCGATCCGCTGCACCACCTGCAGGTCGAGCTGATGCGCCGCTTCCGCGCGGGCGAAGGCGGCGAGCGGCTGCAGCGCGGCATCCACATTTCGATCAATGGGGTTGCTGCCGGTTTGCGCAACACCGGCTGA
- the hemC gene encoding hydroxymethylbilane synthase has translation MYFLGAVLSNIVIATRESRLALWQAEHVQALLQERGHAVSLLGMTTRGDQILDKSLSKVGGKGLFVKELELALEEGRADIAVHSLKDVPMDLPDGFVLACVLEREDPRDALVSPRHASLDELPQGAVVGTSSLRRVVLLRALRPDLRIEPLRGNLDTRLRKLDEGQYDAIVLAAAGLKRLGLEHRIRVAFDPDTMLPAAGQGALGIEVRADRTDLIALLATLSHPRDWLATAAERAVSRSMGGSCSMPLAAHARWQADGALRIDAAWGDPEGNAALVRVHAQAPAADFAQAGALGERAAALLRDAGAH, from the coding sequence ATGTACTTTTTGGGAGCGGTCTTGAGCAATATCGTGATCGCCACGCGCGAAAGCCGGCTGGCCCTGTGGCAGGCCGAACACGTGCAAGCGCTGCTGCAGGAACGAGGCCACGCGGTCAGCCTGCTGGGCATGACCACGCGGGGCGACCAGATCCTGGACAAGTCGCTCAGCAAGGTGGGCGGCAAGGGCCTCTTCGTGAAGGAACTCGAACTCGCCCTCGAGGAAGGCCGCGCCGACATCGCGGTGCATTCGCTCAAGGACGTGCCGATGGACTTGCCCGACGGTTTCGTGCTGGCCTGCGTGCTGGAGCGCGAAGATCCGCGCGATGCGCTGGTGTCGCCGCGCCATGCCTCGCTCGACGAACTGCCGCAGGGCGCCGTCGTCGGCACCTCCAGCCTGCGGCGCGTGGTGCTGCTGCGCGCCCTGCGGCCCGACCTGCGCATCGAGCCGCTGCGCGGCAACCTGGACACCCGCCTGCGCAAGCTCGACGAAGGCCAGTACGACGCCATCGTGCTCGCGGCGGCCGGGCTCAAGCGGCTGGGGCTCGAGCACCGCATCCGGGTCGCGTTCGATCCCGACACCATGCTGCCGGCCGCGGGGCAGGGCGCACTCGGCATCGAGGTGCGGGCCGACCGCACGGACCTGATCGCGCTGCTGGCCACGCTGTCGCATCCGCGCGATTGGCTGGCCACCGCCGCCGAGCGCGCGGTGAGCCGGTCGATGGGCGGCAGCTGTTCCATGCCGTTGGCAGCCCATGCACGCTGGCAAGCCGACGGTGCGCTGCGCATCGATGCGGCATGGGGCGACCCCGAGGGCAATGCCGCGCTGGTGCGGGTTCATGCGCAAGCCCCGGCCGCCGACTTTGCGCAGGCCGGCGCGCTCGGCGAACGCGCCGCCGCGTTGCTGCGCGACGCCGGCGCGCACTGA
- a CDS encoding uroporphyrinogen-III synthase encodes MAAKPVIVTRPAREAAQWADEFRAAGLDAAVLPLIVIEPAADAQPLRAAWRRLPDYAALMFVSATAVEHFFLHAEKGQRAIGPRFWATGPGTARALLRAGVPEDAIDAPASDADRFDSEALWERVRGQVARGVRVLIVRGGDAAGHPSGRDWLANEIDAAQGLRDTVVAYRRLAPSFDGTARALALDGAAGRAIWLFSSSEAIANLRDAMPGTDWHAASAVATHPRIGEAARAAGFGSVRVCSPLREALVASIESLT; translated from the coding sequence ATGGCTGCCAAGCCCGTCATCGTCACGCGGCCGGCGCGCGAGGCCGCGCAATGGGCGGACGAATTCCGAGCCGCCGGGCTGGATGCCGCGGTGCTGCCGCTGATCGTCATCGAGCCCGCCGCCGACGCGCAACCGCTGCGCGCGGCCTGGCGGCGGCTCCCTGACTATGCGGCGCTGATGTTCGTGAGCGCCACCGCGGTCGAGCACTTCTTCCTTCATGCGGAAAAAGGACAACGCGCGATCGGCCCGCGCTTCTGGGCCACGGGGCCCGGCACGGCGCGCGCGCTCCTGCGCGCCGGCGTGCCGGAGGACGCCATCGACGCCCCCGCTTCCGACGCCGACCGCTTCGATTCCGAGGCCCTGTGGGAGCGCGTGAGGGGACAGGTCGCCCGGGGCGTGCGCGTGCTGATCGTGCGTGGCGGCGATGCGGCCGGCCACCCGAGCGGACGCGACTGGCTCGCCAACGAGATCGATGCCGCGCAGGGTCTGCGCGACACCGTGGTCGCCTATCGGCGCCTGGCGCCATCTTTCGACGGCACGGCGCGTGCGCTGGCACTCGACGGCGCTGCGGGGCGCGCGATCTGGCTGTTCAGCAGCTCGGAGGCGATTGCCAACCTGCGCGATGCGATGCCTGGCACCGACTGGCATGCGGCCAGCGCGGTGGCAACCCATCCTCGCATCGGCGAAGCCGCGCGGGCCGCGGGATTCGGTTCGGTGCGCGTGTGCTCGCCTCTGCGAGAAGCCTTGGTCGCGTCGATAGAATCCCTCACATGA
- a CDS encoding uroporphyrinogen-III C-methyltransferase: MSAASPSDDFSPPSAAAPVPATLASAQQSPESQAAAATMLSRIGFGLLAIVALAALVMAISLWQKVSGMQEQLARQSADALAQSLEARTLARQAMDTVRDTAARAALTETRVAEVALQRSQLEELMQSLSRSRDENLVVDIESAVRLALQQTQVTGSVEPLLAALKSGDLRIARAAQPRLAPLQRAMQRDADRLRSSASADSGEALQKLDELMRSVDDLPPLNAVATRGSGLNAWQPEPIPADAAWWERVLLTVRAEARSLVRVGRIERPEAVLLAPDQTYFLRENLKLKLLNARLSLLSRQMDAARSELATVAASLNRYFDPASRRTQAAATLLQQLQALVKTSEAPRIDDTLSALATAAAGR; this comes from the coding sequence ATGAGTGCCGCGTCCCCGTCCGACGACTTCTCCCCTCCATCTGCCGCCGCGCCGGTGCCCGCCACGCTGGCGAGCGCGCAGCAGTCGCCCGAGTCGCAGGCCGCCGCCGCAACGATGCTCTCGCGCATCGGCTTCGGCCTGCTGGCCATCGTGGCCCTGGCGGCCCTGGTGATGGCCATTTCGCTTTGGCAGAAGGTCAGCGGCATGCAGGAGCAGTTGGCGCGCCAGAGTGCCGATGCGCTGGCCCAATCGCTCGAGGCGCGCACGCTCGCCCGGCAGGCCATGGATACGGTGCGGGATACCGCGGCCCGCGCTGCCCTGACCGAAACCCGCGTCGCCGAAGTCGCGCTTCAGCGGTCGCAGCTTGAAGAGCTGATGCAAAGCCTCTCGCGCTCGCGCGACGAGAACCTGGTGGTCGACATCGAATCGGCCGTGCGCCTGGCCCTGCAGCAGACGCAGGTCACGGGCAGCGTGGAGCCCTTGCTGGCAGCCCTCAAATCCGGCGACCTGCGCATCGCCCGCGCCGCGCAGCCCAGGCTGGCGCCACTGCAGCGCGCCATGCAGCGCGACGCCGACCGCCTGCGCAGCAGTGCGAGCGCCGACAGCGGAGAGGCGCTGCAAAAGCTCGACGAGCTGATGCGCAGCGTGGACGACCTGCCGCCGCTCAATGCCGTGGCCACGCGTGGCTCGGGGCTCAACGCATGGCAGCCCGAACCCATTCCGGCCGACGCGGCCTGGTGGGAGAGGGTGCTGCTGACGGTGCGCGCCGAAGCGCGATCGCTGGTGCGGGTCGGGCGCATCGAGCGTCCCGAGGCGGTGCTGCTGGCGCCCGACCAGACCTATTTCCTGCGCGAGAACCTCAAGCTCAAGCTGCTCAATGCGCGGCTCTCGCTGCTGTCGCGGCAGATGGACGCCGCGCGCAGCGAACTCGCAACGGTTGCCGCATCGCTGAACCGCTATTTCGATCCCGCATCGCGGCGCACGCAGGCCGCCGCCACGCTGTTGCAGCAACTGCAGGCGCTGGTGAAAACCTCCGAAGCTCCGCGCATCGACGACACCCTGTCCGCGCTGGCCACTGCGGCGGCGGGGCGTTGA
- a CDS encoding heme biosynthesis protein HemY, with protein MRAALWLLALFAVAAAVALFAGNNQGTITVFWPPWRVDLSLNLVLVILLAAFVLLHLALRGLAALFSLPTQARQWRLQQKERMLHSALLDAMVQLLSGRFSRARKAAQAALVQEKTLAALDASLPQAQQVRVLSHLLAAESAQALQDRPARDAHLQQALNESADRNMLASPETREGVQLRAARWALEDHDPAGALIRLGELPQGVQRRTLALRIRLKAARQDGRTLEALETARLLAKHRAFSDAAAQSIVRGLATELLSGAHDPAQLLRAWSELDSAEREMPEVAIHAAQRMVALRGDLSLARGWLLPAWERMVSQPRGLGDTLRVKMARALEAGLDSVDADWLARIETAQRNNPRDPNLQYLAGMACMKRQLWGKAQQLLMQAGLGLQDTELYRRAWLALAELAETRGDAEQAAEAWKRAAQTEKV; from the coding sequence ATGCGGGCGGCTCTCTGGCTTCTCGCGCTGTTCGCCGTTGCGGCGGCGGTGGCGCTGTTCGCGGGCAACAACCAGGGCACGATCACCGTGTTCTGGCCGCCCTGGCGCGTCGATCTGTCGCTGAACCTGGTGCTGGTCATCCTGCTGGCCGCGTTCGTGCTGCTCCATCTTGCGTTGCGTGGCCTGGCGGCGTTGTTCTCGCTTCCGACCCAGGCGCGCCAATGGCGGCTGCAGCAAAAGGAACGCATGCTGCATTCGGCCTTGCTCGACGCCATGGTGCAGTTGCTGTCGGGGCGCTTCTCGCGTGCGCGCAAGGCCGCGCAAGCTGCGCTGGTGCAGGAGAAAACGCTGGCCGCGCTCGACGCGAGCCTGCCGCAGGCCCAGCAGGTTCGCGTACTGTCGCACCTGCTGGCCGCCGAGAGCGCGCAGGCCCTGCAGGACCGGCCCGCGCGCGATGCGCACCTGCAGCAGGCGCTCAACGAAAGCGCCGACCGCAACATGCTGGCCAGTCCCGAAACGCGCGAGGGCGTGCAACTGCGTGCAGCCCGCTGGGCGCTCGAAGACCACGATCCTGCGGGGGCCCTGATCCGGCTCGGGGAGCTTCCTCAAGGCGTGCAGCGGCGAACACTCGCGCTGCGCATCCGCCTGAAGGCGGCCCGCCAGGACGGACGCACGCTCGAAGCGCTGGAGACAGCGCGCCTGCTCGCCAAGCACCGGGCGTTTTCCGATGCCGCGGCGCAGAGCATCGTGCGCGGCCTGGCCACCGAACTGCTGTCCGGGGCGCATGACCCGGCGCAGCTGCTTCGCGCCTGGTCCGAGCTCGACTCCGCCGAGCGCGAAATGCCCGAGGTCGCGATTCACGCCGCCCAACGCATGGTGGCGCTGCGCGGCGACCTGTCACTGGCGCGCGGCTGGCTGCTGCCGGCCTGGGAGCGCATGGTGTCGCAGCCCCGGGGCCTGGGCGATACGCTGCGCGTCAAGATGGCCCGCGCGCTCGAGGCGGGGCTCGATTCGGTGGATGCCGATTGGCTGGCCCGCATCGAAACGGCGCAACGCAACAACCCGCGCGACCCGAACCTGCAGTACCTCGCGGGCATGGCCTGCATGAAGCGCCAGCTCTGGGGCAAGGCTCAGCAGCTGCTGATGCAGGCCGGCCTGGGCCTGCAGGACACGGAGCTCTACCGGCGTGCCTGGCTCGCGCTGGCCGAACTGGCCGAAACCCGCGGCGACGCCGAGCAGGCAGCCGAGGCGTGGAAGCGCGCGGCGCAGACCGAGAAGGTCTGA
- a CDS encoding Rne/Rng family ribonuclease, whose translation MKRMLINATQAEERRLAIVDGQKLLDYEIEIEGREQRKGNIYKAVVTRVEPSLEACFVDYGEDRHGFLPFKEISKQYFAEGVSANQARIQDVIKEGQELVVQVEKEERGNKGAALTTFISLAGRYVVLMPNNPRGGGVSRRIEGDDRAELKEAMDQLEYPKGMSIIARTAGIGRSAPELQWDLNYLLKLWTAIDGAAKGGKGAFLIYQESSLVIRAIRDYFNHDIGDILIDTDDIYEQAQQFMAHVMPEHAARVKRYRDDAALFSRFQIEHQIESAYARTVQLPSGGAIVIDHTEALVSVDVNSARAIKGGDIEETATRTNLEAADEVARQMRLRDLGGLIVIDFIDMDESKNRREVESRLRDALRQDRARVQFGSISKFGLMEMSRQRLKPALSEGSSIPCPRCGGSGHIRDTESSALQILRIIQEECLKDNTAAVHVQVPVEVASFLLNEKRPEIAKIELKQRVTVLMVPNKTLETPNYKLERLKHDDPRLDHIEASYKMADEIEDPTSVTRRSQEPTNKQTPVIKGVLPDAPAPVVPPKPEAVRAPAAVAPAPVAPPVASAPAPAETGFFARIKSWFGGTPAPAPAPAVIPIEPPKPARRDGGRPGRDGEARGARDGEQRRGGRGGEGRGENGSRSGGRDGERRGGRGGERREGRSSEIRSEAAQPREQREQREPREVREPREPREARGPREGEQRRGGRGERREGEGREARPAPAELIDGSLEAQQLVSGAPAGDEGNAPAERAPRARGERRERGERGERAERGERSEPRNGTDAPREASGGDNVAAQDGAQAERAPRGGREERAPRGDRNDGRRERRSEGQPRFSNGEAPANLDEADIRITESAEMAPANEGETGTGEQQAPRREGEERRGRSRDRYGRDRRERGPRDDGEASVAGASADNAEASETPARQQPLATAERAAVPEEEAREPAPRSYFDRPAAAAPATPAATVAAVAVAPVAAESSSKPAAAADGRALPKVQHFELPLSELAQIAENSGLQWVNSDAERIAQARAAIAAEPKPVHVPRERPPAIVLDDGPLVLVETRRELGAMTLPFEKAPSDAQGVN comes from the coding sequence ATGAAGCGGATGCTGATCAATGCCACGCAGGCCGAAGAACGCCGCCTGGCCATCGTCGACGGGCAAAAGCTCCTCGACTACGAAATCGAGATCGAAGGGCGCGAACAGCGCAAGGGCAACATCTACAAAGCCGTCGTGACGCGCGTCGAGCCCTCGCTCGAAGCCTGTTTCGTCGACTACGGCGAAGACCGCCACGGCTTCCTGCCGTTCAAGGAAATCTCCAAGCAATACTTCGCCGAAGGCGTTTCCGCCAACCAGGCGCGCATCCAGGACGTCATCAAGGAAGGCCAGGAACTGGTCGTCCAGGTCGAGAAGGAAGAACGCGGCAACAAGGGCGCGGCCCTCACCACCTTCATCTCGCTGGCCGGCCGCTATGTGGTGCTGATGCCCAACAATCCGCGCGGCGGCGGCGTGAGCCGGCGCATCGAGGGCGACGACCGCGCCGAACTCAAGGAGGCGATGGACCAGCTCGAGTACCCGAAGGGCATGAGCATCATCGCGCGCACCGCCGGCATCGGCCGCTCGGCGCCCGAACTCCAGTGGGACCTGAACTACCTGCTCAAGCTCTGGACGGCCATCGACGGCGCGGCCAAGGGCGGCAAGGGCGCCTTCCTGATCTACCAGGAATCGTCTCTCGTCATCCGCGCGATCCGTGATTACTTCAATCACGACATCGGCGACATCCTGATCGACACCGACGACATCTACGAGCAGGCGCAGCAGTTCATGGCGCACGTCATGCCAGAGCATGCCGCCCGCGTGAAGCGCTACCGCGACGACGCCGCGCTGTTCAGCCGCTTCCAGATCGAGCACCAGATCGAATCGGCCTACGCCCGCACCGTGCAGCTGCCCTCGGGCGGCGCCATCGTGATCGACCACACCGAGGCGCTGGTCTCGGTCGACGTGAACTCGGCCCGCGCCATCAAGGGCGGCGACATCGAGGAAACCGCCACGCGCACCAACCTCGAAGCCGCCGACGAAGTGGCCCGCCAGATGCGCCTGCGCGACCTGGGCGGCCTGATCGTCATCGACTTCATCGACATGGACGAGTCGAAGAACCGCCGCGAAGTCGAAAGCCGCCTGCGCGACGCGCTGCGGCAAGACCGCGCCCGCGTGCAGTTCGGCTCGATCAGCAAGTTCGGCCTGATGGAAATGAGCCGCCAGCGCCTGAAGCCGGCGCTCAGCGAAGGCTCGTCGATCCCCTGCCCGCGCTGCGGCGGCTCGGGCCACATCCGCGACACCGAATCGAGCGCGCTGCAGATCCTGCGCATCATTCAGGAAGAGTGCCTGAAGGACAACACGGCCGCCGTGCACGTCCAGGTGCCGGTCGAAGTGGCCTCGTTCCTGCTGAACGAAAAGCGCCCCGAGATCGCCAAGATCGAACTCAAGCAGCGCGTCACCGTGCTGATGGTGCCCAACAAGACGCTCGAAACGCCGAACTACAAGCTCGAACGCCTGAAGCACGACGATCCGCGCCTCGACCATATCGAAGCCAGCTACAAGATGGCCGACGAGATCGAGGACCCCACCTCGGTCACGCGCCGCTCGCAGGAGCCCACCAACAAGCAGACGCCGGTCATCAAGGGCGTGCTGCCCGATGCGCCCGCGCCCGTGGTGCCGCCCAAGCCCGAAGCGGTGCGCGCGCCTGCGGCCGTTGCTCCGGCACCGGTTGCGCCGCCTGTCGCGAGCGCACCGGCACCGGCCGAGACCGGCTTCTTCGCCCGCATCAAGAGCTGGTTCGGCGGCACGCCGGCACCGGCTCCCGCGCCGGCCGTGATTCCGATCGAGCCTCCGAAGCCCGCGCGCCGTGATGGCGGCCGCCCGGGCCGCGACGGCGAAGCGCGCGGCGCCCGCGATGGCGAGCAGCGCCGCGGTGGCCGCGGCGGCGAAGGCCGCGGTGAAAACGGCAGCCGCTCCGGTGGCCGCGACGGCGAACGCCGCGGCGGCCGCGGTGGCGAACGCCGTGAAGGACGCAGCAGCGAGATCCGCAGCGAAGCCGCCCAGCCGCGCGAGCAGCGTGAACAACGCGAGCCGCGCGAGGTCCGCGAACCTCGCGAACCCCGTGAAGCACGCGGCCCGCGCGAAGGCGAACAGCGCCGCGGTGGCCGTGGCGAGCGCCGCGAAGGCGAAGGCCGTGAGGCACGGCCGGCACCGGCCGAGCTGATCGACGGCAGCCTCGAAGCGCAGCAACTGGTATCGGGTGCACCGGCCGGCGATGAGGGCAATGCGCCGGCGGAGCGCGCGCCCCGCGCCCGCGGCGAACGCCGGGAACGCGGTGAACGTGGCGAGCGGGCTGAGCGCGGTGAGCGCAGCGAACCGCGCAATGGCACCGATGCTCCGCGTGAAGCATCCGGCGGCGACAACGTTGCCGCGCAGGACGGCGCGCAAGCCGAACGCGCACCGCGCGGTGGCCGTGAAGAACGCGCTCCGCGAGGCGACCGCAACGACGGCCGCCGCGAGCGCCGCAGCGAAGGCCAGCCGCGTTTCAGCAACGGCGAAGCACCGGCAAACCTCGACGAGGCGGACATCCGCATCACCGAGTCGGCCGAGATGGCGCCGGCCAACGAAGGCGAGACCGGCACCGGCGAGCAGCAGGCACCGCGCCGCGAAGGCGAAGAGCGCCGCGGCCGTTCGCGCGACCGCTACGGCCGCGACCGCCGCGAGCGCGGTCCGCGCGACGACGGCGAAGCCAGCGTGGCCGGCGCATCGGCCGACAATGCCGAGGCCAGCGAAACACCGGCACGGCAGCAGCCGCTGGCAACGGCCGAACGCGCCGCAGTGCCCGAAGAAGAAGCACGCGAACCGGCACCGCGGAGCTACTTCGATCGTCCTGCCGCAGCAGCCCCCGCAACGCCCGCCGCCACGGTCGCTGCAGTCGCGGTGGCACCTGTCGCCGCCGAGAGCAGCAGCAAGCCCGCGGCCGCGGCCGACGGCCGTGCACTGCCGAAGGTGCAGCACTTCGAGCTGCCTCTGAGCGAACTCGCGCAAATCGCCGAGAACTCGGGCCTGCAATGGGTGAACTCGGATGCCGAGCGCATTGCGCAAGCCCGCGCAGCGATCGCGGCCGAGCCGAAGCCGGTGCACGTGCCGCGCGAACGCCCGCCCGCGATCGTGCTCGACGACGGTCCGCTGGTGCTGGTTGAAACCCGCCGCGAACTCGGTGCGATGACGCTGCCTTTCGAAAAGGCGCCGTCCGACGCGCAAGGCGTGAACTGA